One Verrucomicrobiota bacterium genomic window carries:
- the pstB gene encoding phosphate ABC transporter ATP-binding protein PstB has translation MPVLAAPARPDFIHVEDFHFWYGEKQVLFDISMEVPEQQVTALIGPSGCGKSTLLRNMNRMNDLVDGARHQGDIRLNGTSLYDPDVEVISLRKRVGMVFQKYNPFAKSIYENVVFSLRVAGRGKRAELDEVVERSLRAAALWEEVKDRLHDSAFGLSGGQQQRLCIARAIANQPEILLMDEPCAALDPLATLKIEELITKLKEQFTIVIVTHNMEQAARCSDRTAFLYLGQLIEYRKTLSLFENPQKEETEAYITGRFS, from the coding sequence ATGCCCGTCCTCGCCGCCCCAGCCCGCCCTGACTTCATCCATGTGGAGGATTTCCACTTTTGGTATGGAGAGAAGCAGGTGCTTTTCGATATCTCGATGGAGGTCCCGGAGCAACAAGTCACCGCCCTCATCGGCCCCTCCGGTTGTGGCAAGTCCACGCTGCTCCGCAACATGAACCGCATGAACGACCTGGTGGACGGGGCTCGGCACCAGGGAGACATCCGCCTGAATGGCACCAGTTTGTATGACCCCGACGTCGAGGTCATCTCGCTGCGCAAGCGGGTCGGGATGGTCTTCCAAAAATACAATCCCTTTGCCAAGTCCATCTACGAAAACGTCGTCTTCAGCCTCCGGGTGGCGGGCCGCGGCAAGCGGGCCGAGCTGGACGAGGTCGTGGAGCGCTCTCTCCGAGCGGCCGCCCTTTGGGAGGAAGTCAAAGACCGGCTGCACGACTCCGCCTTCGGCCTGTCGGGCGGGCAGCAACAGCGGCTTTGCATCGCCCGCGCCATTGCCAATCAGCCCGAGATTCTGCTGATGGACGAGCCTTGCGCGGCCCTCGATCCCTTGGCCACCCTCAAGATCGAGGAGTTGATCACCAAGCTGAAAGAGCAGTTCACCATCGTCATCGTGACCCATAATATGGAGCAAGCTGCCCGCTGCTCAGATCGCACCGCCTTTCTTTACCTTGGCCAGCTCATCGAGTATCGGAAAACGCTCTCGCTCTTCGAAAACCCCCAGAAAGAAGAAACCGAGGCCTACATCACGGGCCGTTTTAGTTGA
- the pstB gene encoding phosphate ABC transporter ATP-binding protein PstB has protein sequence MWNASSPAPPLPQEGKSSPPTQEKPSGDSPAVPVLPDPLIQIECREVDFSYGDSLALKGIDLKIARKEVTALIGPSGCGKSTLLRSFNRMNDLVPGAQVSRGGIWIDGVEIHSPEVDSVELRRRVGMVFQKSNPFPRSIYENVSYGPRILGERDKDQLEAKVEKALRGAALWDEVKDRLHESAYGLSGGQQQRLCIARTMAVDPEIILMDEPCSALDPIASARVEELILQLKQDFTLVVVTHNMQQASRISDKTAFFYLGELVEFDVTSKIFTNPTQARTEQYITGRFG, from the coding sequence ATGTGGAATGCCTCCTCTCCCGCGCCCCCCCTTCCCCAAGAGGGCAAGTCGTCCCCGCCGACCCAGGAGAAGCCGAGTGGGGATTCCCCGGCCGTCCCGGTCCTTCCCGATCCGCTGATCCAGATCGAGTGTCGGGAAGTCGATTTCTCTTACGGCGATTCCCTCGCACTCAAAGGGATTGATCTCAAGATCGCTCGCAAGGAGGTCACGGCGCTCATCGGACCTTCCGGCTGCGGTAAATCGACTCTCCTTCGCTCCTTCAACCGGATGAATGACCTCGTTCCCGGGGCCCAGGTCTCGCGCGGGGGCATTTGGATCGATGGGGTGGAGATCCACAGTCCGGAGGTCGATAGCGTTGAGCTGCGCCGCCGGGTTGGCATGGTCTTCCAGAAGTCCAATCCCTTTCCTCGCTCCATCTACGAAAACGTCTCCTACGGCCCGCGGATTTTAGGGGAACGGGACAAGGACCAGCTGGAGGCCAAGGTGGAGAAGGCGCTTCGAGGTGCCGCCTTATGGGACGAGGTGAAAGACCGCCTGCATGAGAGCGCCTACGGACTTTCTGGTGGCCAGCAGCAGCGGCTTTGCATCGCGCGCACCATGGCGGTCGATCCGGAAATCATCTTGATGGATGAGCCCTGTTCCGCGCTCGATCCCATCGCCTCGGCTCGGGTCGAAGAACTCATCCTTCAACTCAAGCAAGACTTCACCCTGGTGGTGGTGACCCACAATATGCAGCAGGCCAGCCGCATCTCGGACAAGACGGCCTTCTTCTATCTGGGAGAGTTGGTGGAGTTCGATGTGACCTCCAAGATTTTCACCAACCCGACTCAAGCCCGGACCGAACAATACATCACAGGCCGCTTTGGCTGA
- a CDS encoding DUF423 domain-containing protein yields METAERAWRLVGVVGFLGVALGAFGAHGLAPLLQAHEQVANWKTATLYHLVHAAVLAAVAAGRPRFLVACQWFFGMGILIFSGTLYLMGVTGWRWLGAITPVGGLLLLVGWGLLLASGWRKRVSA; encoded by the coding sequence ATGGAGACAGCGGAACGAGCATGGCGCTTGGTGGGGGTGGTCGGCTTTTTGGGGGTGGCCTTGGGAGCGTTCGGCGCCCATGGCTTGGCCCCGCTTTTGCAAGCCCATGAGCAAGTCGCCAACTGGAAGACGGCCACGCTCTATCATTTAGTGCACGCCGCCGTGCTGGCGGCGGTGGCGGCAGGGCGACCTCGCTTTCTGGTGGCCTGCCAGTGGTTCTTTGGGATGGGGATCCTCATTTTTAGTGGCACTCTCTATCTCATGGGCGTGACGGGGTGGCGCTGGTTGGGCGCCATCACTCCGGTGGGCGGCCTTCTTCTCCTGGTTGGCTGGGGGCTCTTGCTGGCTTCCGGCTGGCGGAAGCGGGTTTCTGCTTGA
- a CDS encoding phosphate ABC transporter substrate-binding protein, whose protein sequence is MKIAVLSITVTTIAALPALAADSHLDPDLPTYGAVSGVSGNLNSIGSDTLNNLNTFWAEAFKKHYPNVNIQIEGKGSSTAPPALIQGLSQLGPMSREMKETEIDEFEAKFAYKPTCVQVAIDALAVYAHKDNPIEGLTFQQIDSIFSSTRKRGGEDISDWGAVGLEDWAGRQISLFGRNSASGTYGTFQKKALLKGDYKPSVKEQPGSSAVIQGVGADLYALGYSGIGYRTSTVRALAVGGEDGVLYEPSYANALSGDYPMARFLNIYVNKKPGQPLDKLTLEYLKFVLSKEGQQIVEKDGYYPIPAVLAEQIISSLEN, encoded by the coding sequence ATGAAAATCGCAGTTCTCAGTATCACCGTCACCACCATCGCGGCTCTTCCCGCCTTGGCGGCTGATTCCCACCTCGACCCCGACCTGCCCACCTACGGTGCCGTCAGCGGGGTTTCTGGCAATCTCAACTCGATCGGCTCCGACACGCTGAACAATCTCAACACCTTCTGGGCCGAGGCGTTCAAAAAGCATTACCCTAACGTCAACATCCAGATTGAGGGCAAGGGGTCCTCGACTGCTCCCCCGGCCCTCATCCAAGGCCTCTCCCAGCTCGGCCCCATGAGCCGCGAGATGAAGGAGACGGAGATCGATGAATTCGAGGCCAAGTTTGCTTACAAGCCGACCTGCGTCCAAGTGGCCATCGATGCCCTGGCGGTCTACGCCCACAAGGACAACCCCATCGAAGGGCTGACCTTCCAGCAGATCGACTCCATCTTTTCTTCGACCCGCAAGCGCGGCGGCGAAGACATCAGCGATTGGGGTGCCGTCGGCTTGGAAGACTGGGCTGGACGCCAAATCTCCCTCTTCGGGCGCAACTCCGCCTCCGGTACCTACGGCACCTTCCAAAAGAAGGCCCTTTTGAAAGGGGACTACAAACCAAGCGTGAAGGAGCAGCCGGGCTCCTCCGCCGTCATCCAAGGCGTCGGCGCTGATCTGTATGCGCTTGGCTACTCCGGCATCGGCTACCGCACTTCTACAGTTCGCGCCCTTGCCGTGGGGGGAGAGGACGGGGTGCTTTACGAGCCGAGCTATGCCAATGCCCTCTCGGGAGACTACCCCATGGCCCGCTTTTTGAACATCTACGTGAACAAGAAGCCCGGTCAGCCGCTCGACAAGCTGACGCTCGAATACCTGAAGTTCGTCTTGTCGAAAGAGGGCCAGCAAATCGTTGAAAAAGACGGCTACTACCCGATCCCGGCTGTCCTCGCCGAGCAGATCATCAGTTCCCTCGAGAACTGA
- the phoU gene encoding phosphate signaling complex protein PhoU has protein sequence MQNSHILRDFNAAITSLREEVLTMAQQSRHNLARAVEALLTRDIDLANTVIGDDNEVDDMERSVDRLGLDTLVRFHPMAGDLRLVLSSMKISVNLERISDNATTIAKRARKLARREELPDRILIEPVYQLADHLLGDAIRAYSEHDPELALGLHDRDRKLNKLHKTVTAKLSQRIEESEGRCEDYLHLVFVVRSLERVGDLAVNVGEDTVFIEAAKDVRHEEDRTLS, from the coding sequence ATGCAAAACTCGCACATCCTTCGGGATTTCAATGCCGCCATCACCTCCCTCCGAGAAGAGGTCCTGACCATGGCGCAGCAAAGCCGTCACAATCTGGCCCGCGCGGTGGAAGCGCTTCTCACTCGCGATATCGATTTGGCGAACACCGTGATCGGGGATGACAATGAGGTCGATGACATGGAGCGCAGCGTAGATCGCCTCGGCCTGGACACTCTGGTCCGCTTTCACCCGATGGCGGGGGACCTCCGGCTGGTCCTTTCCTCGATGAAGATTTCCGTCAATCTCGAGCGGATCTCGGATAACGCCACCACCATCGCCAAACGAGCCCGCAAGCTGGCCCGCCGGGAAGAACTCCCGGACCGCATCCTCATCGAACCGGTCTACCAACTGGCCGACCATCTCCTCGGCGATGCCATCCGGGCCTACAGCGAGCACGATCCCGAACTGGCCCTCGGCCTTCACGATCGGGACCGCAAACTCAACAAGCTGCACAAAACCGTGACCGCCAAGCTCAGCCAACGGATCGAAGAGAGCGAAGGCCGTTGCGAAGACTACCTTCATCTGGTCTTCGTGGTTCGTTCCTTGGAGCGGGTGGGGGACCTCGCGGTCAATGTGGGAGAGGACACCGTCTTCATCGAAGCGGCCAAAGACGTCCGCCATGAGGAGGACCGCACGCTTTCTTAG
- a CDS encoding ABC transporter permease subunit — translation MPGSSQPSPDPQRFEVAGKTLFFDRFMGWFIRFGGIAVILAVIGIFLFIAKEVVPLFQSPEVEESGTIAIQQAPPVLGVDEWGEMPFFYTGGEAVTFVNFEDDQVKSLPVPGLEGLLPTAYAFDTVHQRVVFGLADGRVGSFLVRYLRQFNDDLSDSWLEPEIVAEPIFQVQHGEGPVTSVSYGDASDPEDPNGARLIVVKRGQGADSTVSVLKLMMKKGLIGAAKLTLLGQSDLTSELSGVPSFVRASSNGSMILVGCQGGGIDYFARDLLEVNKVQTFQPFAAQVPRQVDLLYGGVSLILTSQEGRQEQWSLFRETEEAARTFGLVKTFPDLPRGPVVFSNSLRNRSFLAGAGRYLSLRYSTSGDVRWEQEVAYRPVAGIIDGKSRHLIVAGDDGAVHRYLVEDPHPEASVRAFFGKVWYEGGAEAKFQWQSTGGSSDFEPKLSLMPLIFGSLKGTFYALLFSIPVALLAAVFSAAFLPLSVKRVIKPMMEIMASLPSVVLGFLAAFWLAPVLQYRVPSVLLLLLLVPSSVFLVGYAWSTLPVALRNRFHGGQEWMLVLPVMALFGWLGWILGPVLEGWLFVYTDPQTGQRIADFTMWWPQATGLDFQQRNSLVVGFMMGFAVIPVIFTIAEDALSNVPKSLTAASAALGANRWQVVWTIMLPVASSGIFSALMIGFGRAVGETMILVMAAGGTPLMEGNIFNGMRTLAANIAIELPEAAVGSTHYRTLFLSAVVLFLLTSVMNTIAEVLRQRLRERNQIV, via the coding sequence ATGCCGGGATCTTCTCAGCCCAGTCCCGACCCCCAGCGCTTCGAGGTAGCGGGCAAAACCCTCTTTTTCGACCGCTTCATGGGCTGGTTCATCCGCTTCGGCGGGATTGCCGTCATCCTGGCGGTCATTGGCATCTTTCTCTTCATTGCCAAGGAGGTGGTGCCCCTTTTTCAGTCGCCCGAGGTGGAAGAGTCCGGGACCATTGCGATCCAGCAAGCGCCTCCCGTCCTCGGGGTGGATGAGTGGGGAGAGATGCCTTTTTTCTACACCGGGGGAGAGGCTGTCACCTTCGTCAATTTTGAGGACGACCAAGTCAAAAGCTTGCCGGTCCCCGGGCTGGAAGGGCTCCTCCCGACCGCCTACGCCTTCGACACCGTCCACCAGCGGGTGGTGTTCGGTCTGGCCGATGGCCGGGTCGGCTCGTTTCTGGTTCGTTATCTGCGCCAGTTCAATGACGACTTGAGTGATTCCTGGCTCGAGCCGGAAATTGTAGCCGAGCCGATTTTTCAAGTGCAGCACGGCGAAGGGCCGGTCACCTCCGTCAGCTATGGCGATGCCAGCGATCCCGAGGATCCCAACGGGGCCCGGCTGATTGTGGTGAAGCGCGGCCAGGGGGCCGATTCCACGGTCTCCGTCCTCAAGCTGATGATGAAAAAGGGGCTGATTGGCGCGGCCAAGCTGACGCTCTTGGGGCAATCCGACCTCACTTCTGAACTGAGCGGGGTGCCGAGCTTCGTGCGCGCTTCCTCGAATGGTTCTATGATCCTGGTGGGTTGTCAGGGGGGAGGGATCGACTACTTCGCTCGCGATCTTTTAGAAGTGAACAAGGTGCAAACCTTTCAACCCTTCGCGGCTCAGGTGCCCCGACAAGTCGATCTCCTCTACGGCGGTGTCTCCCTCATCTTGACCTCCCAGGAGGGGCGGCAGGAGCAGTGGAGCCTTTTTCGCGAGACCGAAGAGGCTGCCCGCACCTTTGGCCTCGTCAAAACCTTCCCCGACCTGCCGCGAGGGCCGGTCGTCTTCTCCAATAGCCTGCGGAATCGGAGCTTCCTGGCCGGGGCGGGCCGCTACCTCTCCCTGCGTTACAGCACCTCGGGAGACGTCCGCTGGGAGCAGGAAGTGGCTTACCGCCCCGTCGCGGGCATCATCGATGGGAAATCCCGGCACCTGATCGTGGCTGGGGATGACGGCGCGGTGCATCGCTACCTGGTGGAGGACCCCCATCCGGAGGCGAGCGTTCGGGCTTTTTTTGGCAAGGTCTGGTATGAGGGCGGGGCCGAGGCCAAGTTCCAATGGCAATCGACCGGTGGCTCAAGCGATTTCGAGCCCAAGCTTTCCCTCATGCCGCTCATCTTCGGCTCGCTCAAAGGGACCTTTTACGCCCTGCTCTTTTCCATCCCGGTGGCGCTCTTGGCGGCCGTCTTTTCGGCGGCTTTCCTGCCGCTCTCGGTCAAGCGTGTCATCAAGCCCATGATGGAGATCATGGCCTCCCTGCCCTCCGTCGTCTTGGGCTTCCTGGCTGCCTTTTGGCTGGCCCCGGTTCTCCAATACCGGGTGCCCTCGGTGCTCTTGCTCCTTCTTCTGGTGCCCAGCAGCGTCTTCCTGGTGGGCTATGCTTGGAGCACCTTGCCGGTGGCCCTGCGGAACCGTTTCCACGGTGGGCAGGAGTGGATGCTGGTCTTGCCGGTCATGGCGCTCTTTGGCTGGCTGGGCTGGATCTTGGGCCCCGTTTTGGAGGGCTGGCTTTTTGTTTACACCGATCCCCAGACTGGCCAGCGGATCGCTGACTTCACCATGTGGTGGCCCCAGGCCACGGGCTTGGATTTCCAGCAGCGCAATAGCTTGGTGGTGGGCTTCATGATGGGCTTTGCCGTTATTCCGGTCATTTTCACGATCGCGGAGGATGCCTTGTCGAATGTCCCCAAATCGCTGACAGCTGCCTCGGCCGCGCTCGGGGCCAATCGCTGGCAGGTGGTCTGGACCATCATGCTCCCCGTCGCCTCCTCGGGCATTTTCTCAGCCCTCATGATCGGCTTCGGCCGGGCCGTGGGGGAAACCATGATCCTGGTGATGGCGGCCGGCGGCACCCCGCTCATGGAGGGAAACATTTTCAACGGCATGCGTACCTTGGCCGCCAACATCGCGATCGAGCTGCCGGAGGCGGCGGTCGGCTCCACCCACTACCGCACCCTCTTTCTCAGCGCGGTGGTGCTCTTCCTTTTGACCTCCGTCATGAACACCATCGCCGAGGTCCTCCGCCAGCGTCTCCGCGAACGCAATCAGATCGTCTGA
- the pstA gene encoding phosphate ABC transporter permease PstA, translating to MSPSSPPSDNQFVGTGRSSKGEPWIWLTAGGLSLGILMVIALLSLILAKGVASFWPRQIVVLQVETRDGLAPMAGYLTERSERLQEGGGRVPQIQIFRGNKDLYGESFVYLDQEQVREQEVAPGYMLVERTEYGPAILQPVQLVTPAGVQRAGDEAFEEALRAMISLNQEVREETRHIERKLIGANARAIQEIEVDLRVGKIDPAQAAEKKAKLEKEFARLQAAAAEVRSRIQGYQFEGETAEGRVVTLQGSQLLGFFQPNDRNWFERLWEMLCRMGRFLVEEPREANTEGGVYPAIFGTVVMTLAMTFFVTPLGVIAAIYLREYAKQGTLVRIVRICVNNLAGVPSIVFGVFGLAFFVYFVGASLDELFYADKLPTPTFGTPGILWASLTLALLTLPVVIVATEEALSAVPRGVREAALACGASKWQTIQRIVIPASLPGIMTGIILAMARGAGEVAPLMLVGAVKLAPSLPIDDIAPFVHAERKFMHLGFHIYDLGFQSPDAEAAKPIVYATALLLILLVLVLNLTAILIRNRLKKRFAVSQF from the coding sequence ATGAGCCCCTCTTCTCCCCCCTCAGACAACCAGTTCGTCGGCACCGGGCGCTCCAGCAAGGGAGAGCCCTGGATCTGGCTGACGGCTGGTGGCTTGTCGCTCGGGATTCTCATGGTGATCGCCCTTCTCAGCCTGATCCTGGCAAAGGGAGTGGCCTCTTTTTGGCCGCGTCAGATTGTGGTCTTGCAGGTCGAGACGAGAGACGGACTGGCTCCGATGGCAGGCTACCTGACCGAGCGCTCCGAACGCTTGCAGGAGGGCGGCGGACGGGTCCCGCAAATTCAGATTTTCCGAGGCAACAAGGATCTCTACGGCGAGTCCTTCGTCTACCTCGACCAAGAGCAAGTCCGAGAGCAAGAAGTCGCGCCCGGCTACATGCTGGTGGAGCGGACCGAATACGGCCCCGCCATTCTCCAGCCGGTCCAGCTCGTGACCCCCGCCGGCGTGCAGCGAGCGGGGGACGAAGCCTTCGAAGAGGCGCTTCGCGCTATGATTTCCCTGAACCAGGAAGTGCGCGAGGAGACCCGGCACATTGAGCGCAAGCTCATCGGGGCCAACGCCCGGGCCATCCAGGAGATCGAGGTCGATCTCCGAGTGGGAAAAATCGATCCCGCTCAGGCCGCCGAGAAAAAAGCCAAGCTGGAGAAAGAATTCGCCAGGCTGCAAGCGGCCGCCGCCGAAGTCCGCTCGCGTATCCAAGGCTACCAATTTGAGGGCGAGACCGCGGAGGGCCGGGTCGTCACCTTGCAGGGGAGCCAACTGCTTGGCTTCTTCCAGCCAAATGATCGCAATTGGTTCGAGCGGCTCTGGGAGATGCTCTGCCGCATGGGGCGGTTCTTGGTCGAGGAGCCCCGGGAAGCCAACACCGAGGGAGGCGTCTACCCGGCCATCTTCGGCACGGTCGTGATGACCTTGGCGATGACCTTTTTCGTGACGCCCTTGGGAGTGATCGCGGCCATCTACTTGCGGGAGTATGCCAAGCAGGGGACGCTGGTCCGCATTGTTCGCATCTGCGTCAACAACTTGGCTGGGGTCCCCTCCATCGTCTTCGGGGTCTTTGGGCTGGCCTTCTTTGTCTACTTCGTGGGGGCGAGCCTCGATGAGCTGTTCTACGCGGACAAGCTCCCCACGCCGACCTTTGGCACGCCCGGAATTCTTTGGGCCTCTCTCACGCTGGCGCTTTTGACCTTGCCGGTCGTGATCGTGGCCACGGAGGAAGCGCTCTCGGCCGTCCCGCGCGGCGTGCGGGAAGCGGCGCTCGCTTGTGGGGCCTCCAAGTGGCAGACCATCCAGCGGATTGTCATCCCGGCCTCTCTCCCGGGCATCATGACCGGTATCATCCTGGCGATGGCGCGGGGGGCGGGGGAGGTGGCGCCCCTCATGCTGGTGGGCGCGGTCAAGCTGGCCCCTTCCTTGCCCATCGATGACATTGCGCCCTTCGTCCACGCGGAGCGCAAGTTCATGCATCTGGGCTTCCACATCTACGATCTGGGCTTCCAATCGCCCGATGCCGAAGCGGCCAAGCCCATCGTCTACGCCACAGCCCTGCTGCTCATTCTCCTGGTGCTGGTGCTGAACCTGACCGCCATTCTCATCCGCAATCGCCTGAAAAAGCGCTTTGCCGTCAGTCAGTTCTGA
- a CDS encoding porin codes for MTRSTIKTLLSGAGAAALLAGSSLFAGESATPVVDEPDPIKPWTFSDLFDKKYFYKSEDGFIRGARFLGRYQGQWISNQEEIGGSVNNGYHEFQHRRFRLGFEVEMDYGLTFYIESNVADVTNLTSDRFINDHNDLYLEWEPNDDFLLRLGKQKQNFTLEDAESSKRIKTVERSAIVNETSQARPWGLVSEIQTGDFRHEVGGWLYGGHASDPNWIDFQSNVGFSYNVYYSLSDSTTLHFDYVYADNAGGSSGSEGQAAVGFGPLYQHSFAIGAEFEKDKFQLISDIILAANREGQSGQLGAASIQPGNDTWGFYVLPSYDITDKLEVVGRYAYMAEGREHHSQRWGSSTRTTVEDYHTFYAGLQYFIFGEKLKLQGGYEYATGNLFGTDTDINNGTWQFGIRTYW; via the coding sequence ATGACACGATCCACAATCAAAACACTTCTCTCCGGTGCCGGGGCTGCCGCTTTGCTGGCGGGCAGTTCGCTCTTCGCTGGTGAATCGGCGACGCCCGTCGTTGACGAACCCGATCCTATCAAGCCTTGGACCTTCTCTGATCTCTTCGATAAGAAGTATTTTTACAAGAGCGAGGACGGCTTCATCCGTGGCGCTCGATTCCTCGGTCGCTACCAAGGCCAGTGGATCAGCAACCAGGAGGAAATCGGCGGTAGCGTGAACAACGGCTACCATGAATTCCAACACCGCCGGTTCCGTTTGGGCTTTGAAGTCGAGATGGACTACGGCCTGACCTTCTACATCGAGTCGAATGTCGCCGACGTCACCAACCTCACGAGTGACCGCTTCATCAACGACCACAATGACCTCTATCTCGAATGGGAGCCGAACGACGATTTCCTCCTTCGCCTCGGGAAACAAAAGCAGAACTTCACCCTCGAGGATGCCGAGTCCTCCAAGCGAATCAAAACCGTCGAGCGTTCCGCCATTGTCAACGAAACCTCCCAAGCCCGTCCTTGGGGCCTGGTGTCAGAAATCCAGACCGGCGACTTCCGTCACGAAGTCGGAGGCTGGCTCTATGGCGGACATGCCTCGGATCCGAACTGGATCGATTTCCAATCCAATGTGGGATTCTCCTACAATGTGTATTACTCCCTAAGCGATTCCACCACGCTTCACTTTGACTATGTCTACGCGGACAATGCCGGGGGATCGAGCGGTTCCGAGGGACAGGCCGCGGTTGGCTTTGGCCCGCTCTACCAGCACTCCTTCGCCATCGGAGCCGAGTTTGAGAAGGACAAGTTCCAGCTGATTTCGGACATCATCTTGGCCGCCAATCGGGAAGGGCAGTCCGGGCAACTGGGCGCAGCCAGCATCCAGCCCGGAAACGATACCTGGGGCTTCTACGTTCTTCCGAGCTACGACATCACTGATAAGCTGGAAGTGGTCGGCCGTTATGCCTACATGGCCGAGGGACGCGAGCACCATTCCCAGCGGTGGGGTTCCTCCACCCGCACCACCGTCGAGGACTACCACACCTTCTACGCTGGCCTGCAGTATTTCATCTTCGGGGAGAAGTTGAAGCTCCAGGGTGGCTATGAGTATGCTACCGGCAATCTCTTCGGGACGGATACCGATATCAACAACGGCACCTGGCAGTTTGGGATTCGCACCTATTGGTAA